In Phyllostomus discolor isolate MPI-MPIP mPhyDis1 chromosome 3, mPhyDis1.pri.v3, whole genome shotgun sequence, a single genomic region encodes these proteins:
- the ATP6V0C gene encoding V-type proton ATPase 16 kDa proteolipid subunit: MSEAKSGPEYSSFFAVMGASAAMVFSALGAAYGTAKSGTGIAAMSVMRPELIMKSIIPVVMAGIIAIYGLVVAVLIANSLNEDITLYRSFLQLGAGLSVGLSGLAAGFAIGIVGDAGVRGTAQQPRLFVGMILILIFAEVLGLYGLIVALILSTK, translated from the exons ATGTCCGAGGCCAAGAGCGGCCCCGAGTACTCCTCCTTTTTCGCGGTCATGGGCGCCTCGGCCGCCATGGTCTTCAGCG CTTTGGGTGCTGCCTATGGTACAGCCAAGAGTGGCACCGGCATCGCAGCCATGTCTGTCATGCGGCCAGAGCTGATCATGAAGTCCATTATCCCCGTGGTTATGGCTGGCATCATTGCCATCTACGGCCTAGTGGTGGCAGTCCTTATTGCCAATTCCTTGAATGAAGACATCACTCTCTACAG GAGTTTCCTCCAACTGGGCGCTGGCctgagtgtgggcctgagtgGGCTGGCAGCTGGCTTTGCTATTGGCATTGTGGGGGACGCCGGCGTGCGGGGCACTGCCCAGCAGCCCCGACTATTTGTGGGCATGATCCTGATCCTCATTTTCGCAGAGGTGCTGGGCCTCTATGGTCTCATCGTCGCCCTTATCCTCTCCACAAAGTAG